In Anticarsia gemmatalis isolate Benzon Research Colony breed Stoneville strain chromosome 4, ilAntGemm2 primary, whole genome shotgun sequence, one DNA window encodes the following:
- the Prp19 gene encoding pre-mRNA processing factor 19, which produces MALYCAISNEVPEAPVVSPSSGAVFEKRVIEKYILENGVDPINGKELRVEDLIEIKTPAIVKPKPPSATSIPATLKSMQDEWDALMLHAFTQRQQLQTARQELSHALYQHDAACRVIARLTKEVTAAREALATLKPQAGLAAPAPPAPGEAGAPGGGAAPAGMSPDVVARLQERATALTQERKRRGRTVPEGLLAPDQIRAFLTLASHPGLHSASVPGILALDINPSDHSKLLTGGNDRNATVFNKDTEQVVAILKGHTKKVTRVIYHPDEDTVITASPDHTIRVWNVPTSQTTVILRSHEGPVTGLSLHPTGDYVLSTSTDQHWAFSDIRTGTLLTKVSDFSGVSLTTAQFHPDGLIFGTGTENSQVKIWDLKEQSNVANFPGHVGPVTSISFSENGYYLATAAEDACVKLWDLRKLKNFKTIQLEEGYAIKELCFDQSGTYLAIAGTDVRVYLCRQWQELKVFNDHTASATGVRFGKNAQYIASTSMDRTLKLYGIE; this is translated from the exons ATGGCTCTATATTGTgcaa TATCGAATGAGGTTCCCGAAGCCCCTGTGGTGTCCCCATCGTCGGGAGCCGTCTTCGAGAAGCGTgtcattgaaaaatatatattagaaaATGGAGTGGACCCTATTAACGGCAAGGAATTGCGAGTTGAGGACCTTATCGAAATCAAAA CACCAGCGATTGTAAAGCCTAAGCCACCTAGTGCCACATCAATCCCGGCTACACTGAAGAGCATGCAAGATGAGTGGGATGCATTGATGCTGCATGCCTTCACACAGAGACAGCAGCTGCAGACTGCTAGACAG GAGCTGAGTCACGCGCTGTACCAGCACGACGCGGCGTGCCGCGTGATCGCGCGGCTCACGAAGGAGGTGACGGCGGCGCGCGAGGCGCTGGCCACGCTGAAGCCGCAGGCGGGGCTGGCGGcgcccgcgccccccgcgccgggcgaggcgggcgcgccgggcggcggcgcggcgcccgCCGGCATGTCGCCCGACGTGGTGGCGCGCCTGCAGGAGCGGGCCACGGCGCTCACGCAGGAGCGCAAGCGTCGCGGCCGCACCGTGCCCGAGGGGCTGCTGGCGCCCGACCAGATCCGCGCCTTCCTCACGCTCGCCTCGCATCCT GGTCTGCACTCGGCCAGTGTTCCCGGTATCTTGGCGCTGGACATCAATCCTTCGGATCACAGCAAGCTGCTGACGGGAGGCAACGACCGCAACGCGACGGTGTTCAACAAGGACACGGAGCAAGTGGTGGCCATCCTCAAGGGTCACACCAAGAAGGTCACCAGGGTCATCTACCACCCCGACGAGGACACTGTCATCACGGCCTCCCCTGATCATACTATTCGTGTGTGGAACGTGCCTAC ATCTCAAACTACGGTGATCCTCCGTTCGCACGAGGGACCAGTCACTGGTCTATCCCTGCATCCTACCGGCGACTACGTGCTCTCCACATCAACGGATCAACACTGGGCCTTCTCCGATATCCGCACTGGTACTCTACTGACCAAAGTGAGCGACTTCTCCGGCGTCAGTCTCACCACCGCGCAGTTCCACCCTGACGGTCTCATCTTCGGAACAGGAACGGAAAACTCTCAAGTCAAGATCTGGGACTTGAAGGAACAGAGCAATGTAGCCAACTTCCCAGGACATGTTGGACCAGTCACATCTATCTCATTCTCTGAAAACGGTTACTATTTAGCTACGGCGGCAGAAGATGCGTGTGTTAAACTATGGGATTTGAGGAAGCTGAAGAACTTCAAGACTATTCAGTTGGAGGAAGGGTATGCTATCAAGGAGTTGTGCTTTGACCAGAGTGGTACTTACCTGGCTATCGCCGGTACGGACGTGAGAGTGTACTTGTGTAGGCAGTGGCAGGAGCTGAAGGTGTTCAACGACCACACGGCGTCGGCCACAGGCGTCAGGTTCGGTAAGAATGCGCAATACATCGCCTCCACTAGTATGGATAGAACGCTCAAATTGTACGGCATAGAGTAG
- the l(3)mbt gene encoding lethal (3) malignant brain tumor isoform X1: MERQQCNSLQNFDEPKTEILKKRLLKSANTSVNANLTQNSAQQNVLLNTLRAPISSSMIVSSMQASQSSLPITHNLVTHSIAPVKIHANNTPYPLQLSTVHVPVQIPGSTSNINVPVQLSGPTNTVPLQIAPVSLPLQVSGTTSVPVQLPAGETINVPLQIPAASQNIQLTGPGLPSMPVLQNPNQSLHSSIIHVHMGSNQRPPNMDATTDMSVSSSSQLQLTDNSVQVKVNNPIPQVQVGHNNAVIQMQNPSNPNSIQLRGAARPVPHVVYIQTPAGLKPVTSTDVITQASTSGNPPQIIVRRPVTSNSNLHLISNVNTKPNIAPKNIAPAQNKSSILAPVNTSQPIVIQKPKANDKMMVPVSIAPNNQGKQAIAYLGSMKKPNQKSMAENQSILISNNQPNVNQNNKLFITPVTMPKIQNTKFILPVTLPATMASKGPIINLQIANGQIQNDPQGNITVMRDTGPMDAQDLPPLQPLKMLNGKDIPQSPKGEKSFTISIPGSRAEPTGEQGEYTLSIPETNASMNDDIYTVSIADEDDSREKSFTLAIPEKGKSLLNRNTIDRDLGLRNDMGPVTTIAAPAILRRSNSDNSDRKIANANMKRRISLCAENLSNKSVKLSMPPKVEKIEEPDNSDDHRVPSLFCDEKLDKDLEAKHLDSDMDDYKEHKVEPNTDNKPHEIYFTNLDSFIKTDTVKIEMIEEDPPGLIWNNGVARLQGSNLQFQTNEFGLIDLVDGDQEDVKYHTPMKQRINREKKPNSPEDLYRCECCGCHGMAAEFITPSFCSAACQNEVNKALNKKKDKERVDLMKKKNKMKKLLMKKQLSDSDIMLSEGKDDKVLLKHYDSLPADCQLSEATLLKMSEEAIENEKYPWMCGKNGFSWMRYLDHCKAKAAPVKLFKNPFPYNRNGFKVGMRLEAIDPQHPSLFCVVSVAEVQGYRMRLHFDEYSEQYDYWVNADCVDIFPPGWCEKNGRTLRPPGNISITNFSWPLYLKQMRAVAAPRNLFPHVTSAMFKPNCFRIGMKLEAEDRKNELVCVASIADILDNRMLINFDSWDEMYDFWVEPTSPYIHSVGWAEENGVPLTPPNFYKDPDTFSWENYLAETGASAAPPRAFKTRPPQGFKPGMKLEVVDKRVPFLIRVASITAVKGHQVRVTYDGWPDDLSCWFDDDSPDIHPVGWCLKTGHPLEPPLTDEELRLTGPCGVGGCRGLGSARGGSHKHHASAAACPYRAPPAAPDRLKPRHLHPEHALPRERRVLSKQPKSNSVHTSTPTSDTVKERAPRGRPPKHRRVEEVKHDPSDDESISSGGGKRSSRAHSSSSRALRTYSRLSAPPHAALAALSATPGARPDQLARHLAALALPQDPTIWTEGDVSALVTRIAGADAAAAVAAARLSGAELVMASRDELVHCVRLRLGPAVKVYSAVRHLRAAYS, encoded by the exons ATGGAGAGACAGCAGTGTAATTCACTTCAAAACTTTGATGAGCCCAAAAcagaaattttgaaaaaaagattgttaaaatCAGCGAACACGTCCGTCAACGCCAATTTAACACAAAACAGTGCGCAGCAGAATGTATTATTGAATACATTACGC GCGCCAATATCGAGCAGCATGATCGTGTCCTCGATGCAGGCTTCTCAAAGCTCCTTGCCAATCACTCACAATTTAGTTACCCACTCTATTGCTCCTGTTAAAATTCATGCTAACAACACCCCTTATCCTCTGCAATTGTCCACTGTGCATGTACCAGTGCAGATCCCAGGTTCCACATCAAACATTAATGTTCCTGTTCAGTTGTCAGGCCCTACAAACACAGTTCCTCTCCAGATAGCACCTGTTAGTCTTCCTCTACAAGTGTCAGGTACAACTAGTGTACCAGTGCAATTGCCAGCTGGTGAGACTATAAACGTCCCACTGCAAATCCCGGCTGCCAGTCAGAACATTCAACTGACCGGTCCAGGATTGCCTTCTATGCCTGTGTTACAAAACCCAAATCAGTCACTACACAGTTCTATTATTCACGTGCACATGGGTTCAAATCAAAGGCCTCCAAACATGGATGCCACTACAGACATGTCTGTGTCTAGCTCATCACAGTTACAATTGACTGATAACTCTGTTCAAGTTAAAGTGAACAACCCCATTCCTCAAGTACAAGTTGGGCATAACAATGCTGTTATTCAAATGCAGAATCCCTCAAATCCTAATTCCATTCAACTGCGGGGAGCTGCAAGGCCTGTGCCTCATGTGGTGTACATCCAGACTCCGGCAGGGTTGAAGCCTGTGACAAGCACAGATGTCATCACACAAGCAAGTACAAGTGGAAACCCACCACAAATCATAGTAAGGAGACCA GTCACAAGCAACTCAAACTTGCATCTCATATCAAATGTGAACACCAAGCCCAACATTGCTCCGAAGAACATAGCCCCAGCTCAAAACAAGTCTTCCATTCTTGCTCCTGTGAACACTAGTCAGCCAATAGTCATACAGAAGCCAAAGGCTAATGACAAGATGATGGTGCCTGTAAGCATTGCACCCAACAACCAGGGCAAACAAGCCATTGCTTATCTTGGTTCTATGAAGAAACCCAACCAGAAGAGTATGGCTGAAAACCAATCAATATTGATATCAAATAACCAGCCAAATGTGAATCAAaacaataagttatttataacgCCTGTTACAATGCCTAAAATTCAGAATACTAAGTTTATACTGCCGGTAACTTTGCCAGCTACTATGGCATCTAAAGGACCTATAATTAACTTGCAAATAGCTAATGGACAGATACAGAATGATCCTCAGGGAAACATTACAGTGATGCGTGACACTGGACCGATGGACGCGCAGGATTTACCGCCGTTGCaaccattaaaaatgttaaatggtAAAGATATCCCGCAAAGTCCGAAAGGCGAGAAATCGTTTACTATATCTATTCCCGGATCACGTGCTGAACCCACCGGTGAACAGGGCGAATATACGCTGTCGATACCAGAAACAAATGCGTCAATGAATGACGACATTTACACTGTGTCGATTGCCGATGAAGATGATAGCAGAGAGAAGTCCTTCACTCTAGCTATTCCTGAGAAGGGTAAGAGTTTACTAAACAGGAATACAATAGACAGAGATTTGGGTCTAAGGAATGACATGGGACCAGTGACGACGATCGCGGCTCCTGCGATACTGAGGCGTTCTAACTCTGATAACAGCGACAGAAAAATTGCGAATGCGAATATGAAGAGACGTATCTCATTGTGTGCTGAAAATCTGTCAAACAAGAGTGTCAAGCTGTCAATGCCGCCAAAAGTAGAGAAAATTGAGGAACCTGACAACAGCGACGATCACCGCGTGCCATCGCTGTTCTGTGATGAAAAACTCGATAAAGATTTAGAGGCTAAACACTTGGATTCAGACATGGATGATTACAAGGAACATAAAGTAGAGCCAAACACTGATAACAAACCACACGAAATATACTTCACTAACCTTGATTCTTTTATTAAGACAGATACTGTGAAAATAGAGATGATAGAGGAGGATCCACCGGGCCTTATATGGAATAATGGAGTCGCCAGGTTACAGGGCAGCAACCTGCAGTTTCAGACCAACGAATTTGGTCTCATAGACTTAGTAGACGGTGATCAGGAAGATGTGAAGTACCACACGCCGATGAAACAACGAATCAACAGGGAGAAGAAACCCAACTCTCCTGAGGACTTGTATAGGTGTGAGTGTTGCGGGTGTCACGGCATGGCGGCCGAGTTCATCACGCCTAGTTTCTGCAGCGCCGCGTGTCAAAACGAAGTTAACAAAGCGTTAAACAAGAAAAAAGATAAAGAGCGCGTGGACTTGATGAAGAAAAAGAACAAAATGAAGAAATTGTTGATGAAGAAACAGTTGTCTGATTCTGACATAATGTTATCAGAAGGCAAAGACGATAAAGTGTTGCTCAAGCACTACGACTCGCTGCCCGCAGACTGTCAGTTATCTGAAGCGACGCTATTAAAAATGAGCGAGGAGGCTATCGAAAATGAGAAATACCCATGGATGTGTGGAAAGAATGGTTTCTCATGGATGCGGTATTTGGATCATTGTAAGGCCAAGGCTGCTCCTGTGAAGTTGTTCAAGAACCCGTTCCCGTATAATAGGAATGGTTTCAAGGTGGGAATGCGCCTGGAGGCGATAGATCCGCAGCACCCGTCGTTGTTCTGCGTGGTGTCAGTGGCGGAAGTGCAGGGCTACCGCATGCGGCTTCACTTCGACGAGTACAGTGAGCAGTACGACTACTGGGTGAACGCGGACTGCGTGGACATCTTCCCGCCGGGCTGGTGTGAGAAGAACGGTCGAACACTGCGTCCGCCCGGCAACATTAGCATCACGAACTTCTCGTGGCCGCTGTACTTGAAACAGATGAGAGCCGTCGCCGCGCCTAGGAATCTTTTCCCCCATGTTACTAGCGCG ATGTTCAAGCCCAACTGCTTCCGTATCGGCATGAAGCTAGAAGCAGAAGATCGTAAGAACGAGTTGGTGTGCGTGGCTTCCATCGCCGACATCCTGGACAACAGGATGCTGATCAACTTCGACAGCTGGGACGAGATGTACGACTTCTGGGTGGAGCCCACCTCGCCGTACATACATAGTGTGGGATGGGCTGAGGAGAACGGCGTGCCGCTCACACCACCTAATT TCTACAAGGACCCCGACACGTTCTCGTGGGAGAACTACCTGGCCGAGACGGGTGCCTCCGCGGCGCCCCCGCGCGCCTTCAAGACGCGCCCGCCGCAGGGCTTCAAGCCGGGCATGAAGCTTGAAGTTGTTGATAAAAGG GTGCCGTTCCTGATTCGCGTGGCATCAATCACGGCGGTGAAGGGCCACCAGGTGCGCGTGACGTACGACGGCTGGCCCGACGACCTGTCGTGCTGGTTCGACGACGACTCGCCCGATATACACCCCGTCGGATGGTGCCTCAAGACTGGACACCCACTGGAACCGCCGCTGA CGGACGAGGAGCTGCGGCTGACGGGCCCGTGCGGCGTGGGCGGGTGCCGCGGGCTGGGGTCGGCGCGCGGCGGCTCGCACAAGCACCACGCCAGCGCCGCCGCCTGCCCGtaccgcgcgccgcccgccgcgcccgaccGCCTCAAGCCGCGCCACCTGCACCCCGAGCACGCGCTGCCCCGGGAGCGCAG AGTGCTCAGCAAACAGCCTAAGTCAAACTCTGTACACACGAGTACGCCTACTAGTGATACCGTTAAGGAGAG AGCTCCACGAGGAAGGCCACCGAAACATAGGAGAGTGGAGGAAGTTAAACATGATCCG TCTGACGACGAGTCAATATCGAGCGGCGGCGGCAAGCGTAGTTCCCGCGCGCACTCGTCGTCGTCCCGCGCCCTGCGCACGTACTCGCgcctcagcgcgccgccgcacGCCGCGCTGGCCGCGCTCAGCGCCACGCCCGGCGCGCGCCCCGACCAGCTCGCCCGCCACCTGGCCGCGCTCGCGCTGCCGCAGGACCCCACCATATGGACCGAG GGCGACGTGTCGGCGCTAGTGACGCGCATCGCGGGCGCGgatgcggcggcggcggtggcggcggcgcggcTGTCGGGCGCCGAGCTGGTGATGGCGTCGCGCGACGAGCTGGTGCACTGCGTGCGCCTGCGCCTGGGGCCCGCCGTCAAGGTGTACAGCGCCGTGCGCCACCTGCGCGCCGCCTACTCCTGA
- the l(3)mbt gene encoding lethal (3) malignant brain tumor isoform X2 produces MERQQCNSLQNFDEPKTEILKKRLLKSANTSVNANLTQNSAQQNVLLNTLRAPISSSMIVSSMQASQSSLPITHNLVTHSIAPVKIHANNTPYPLQLSTVHVPVQIPGSTSNINVPVQLSGPTNTVPLQIAPVSLPLQVSGTTSVPVQLPAGETINVPLQIPAASQNIQLTGPGLPSMPVLQNPNQSLHSSIIHVHMGSNQRPPNMDATTDMSVSSSSQLQLTDNSVQVKVNNPIPQVQVGHNNAVIQMQNPSNPNSIQLRGAARPVPHVVYIQTPAGLKPVTSTDVITQASTSGNPPQIIVTSNSNLHLISNVNTKPNIAPKNIAPAQNKSSILAPVNTSQPIVIQKPKANDKMMVPVSIAPNNQGKQAIAYLGSMKKPNQKSMAENQSILISNNQPNVNQNNKLFITPVTMPKIQNTKFILPVTLPATMASKGPIINLQIANGQIQNDPQGNITVMRDTGPMDAQDLPPLQPLKMLNGKDIPQSPKGEKSFTISIPGSRAEPTGEQGEYTLSIPETNASMNDDIYTVSIADEDDSREKSFTLAIPEKGKSLLNRNTIDRDLGLRNDMGPVTTIAAPAILRRSNSDNSDRKIANANMKRRISLCAENLSNKSVKLSMPPKVEKIEEPDNSDDHRVPSLFCDEKLDKDLEAKHLDSDMDDYKEHKVEPNTDNKPHEIYFTNLDSFIKTDTVKIEMIEEDPPGLIWNNGVARLQGSNLQFQTNEFGLIDLVDGDQEDVKYHTPMKQRINREKKPNSPEDLYRCECCGCHGMAAEFITPSFCSAACQNEVNKALNKKKDKERVDLMKKKNKMKKLLMKKQLSDSDIMLSEGKDDKVLLKHYDSLPADCQLSEATLLKMSEEAIENEKYPWMCGKNGFSWMRYLDHCKAKAAPVKLFKNPFPYNRNGFKVGMRLEAIDPQHPSLFCVVSVAEVQGYRMRLHFDEYSEQYDYWVNADCVDIFPPGWCEKNGRTLRPPGNISITNFSWPLYLKQMRAVAAPRNLFPHVTSAMFKPNCFRIGMKLEAEDRKNELVCVASIADILDNRMLINFDSWDEMYDFWVEPTSPYIHSVGWAEENGVPLTPPNFYKDPDTFSWENYLAETGASAAPPRAFKTRPPQGFKPGMKLEVVDKRVPFLIRVASITAVKGHQVRVTYDGWPDDLSCWFDDDSPDIHPVGWCLKTGHPLEPPLTDEELRLTGPCGVGGCRGLGSARGGSHKHHASAAACPYRAPPAAPDRLKPRHLHPEHALPRERRVLSKQPKSNSVHTSTPTSDTVKERAPRGRPPKHRRVEEVKHDPSDDESISSGGGKRSSRAHSSSSRALRTYSRLSAPPHAALAALSATPGARPDQLARHLAALALPQDPTIWTEGDVSALVTRIAGADAAAAVAAARLSGAELVMASRDELVHCVRLRLGPAVKVYSAVRHLRAAYS; encoded by the exons ATGGAGAGACAGCAGTGTAATTCACTTCAAAACTTTGATGAGCCCAAAAcagaaattttgaaaaaaagattgttaaaatCAGCGAACACGTCCGTCAACGCCAATTTAACACAAAACAGTGCGCAGCAGAATGTATTATTGAATACATTACGC GCGCCAATATCGAGCAGCATGATCGTGTCCTCGATGCAGGCTTCTCAAAGCTCCTTGCCAATCACTCACAATTTAGTTACCCACTCTATTGCTCCTGTTAAAATTCATGCTAACAACACCCCTTATCCTCTGCAATTGTCCACTGTGCATGTACCAGTGCAGATCCCAGGTTCCACATCAAACATTAATGTTCCTGTTCAGTTGTCAGGCCCTACAAACACAGTTCCTCTCCAGATAGCACCTGTTAGTCTTCCTCTACAAGTGTCAGGTACAACTAGTGTACCAGTGCAATTGCCAGCTGGTGAGACTATAAACGTCCCACTGCAAATCCCGGCTGCCAGTCAGAACATTCAACTGACCGGTCCAGGATTGCCTTCTATGCCTGTGTTACAAAACCCAAATCAGTCACTACACAGTTCTATTATTCACGTGCACATGGGTTCAAATCAAAGGCCTCCAAACATGGATGCCACTACAGACATGTCTGTGTCTAGCTCATCACAGTTACAATTGACTGATAACTCTGTTCAAGTTAAAGTGAACAACCCCATTCCTCAAGTACAAGTTGGGCATAACAATGCTGTTATTCAAATGCAGAATCCCTCAAATCCTAATTCCATTCAACTGCGGGGAGCTGCAAGGCCTGTGCCTCATGTGGTGTACATCCAGACTCCGGCAGGGTTGAAGCCTGTGACAAGCACAGATGTCATCACACAAGCAAGTACAAGTGGAAACCCACCACAAATCATA GTCACAAGCAACTCAAACTTGCATCTCATATCAAATGTGAACACCAAGCCCAACATTGCTCCGAAGAACATAGCCCCAGCTCAAAACAAGTCTTCCATTCTTGCTCCTGTGAACACTAGTCAGCCAATAGTCATACAGAAGCCAAAGGCTAATGACAAGATGATGGTGCCTGTAAGCATTGCACCCAACAACCAGGGCAAACAAGCCATTGCTTATCTTGGTTCTATGAAGAAACCCAACCAGAAGAGTATGGCTGAAAACCAATCAATATTGATATCAAATAACCAGCCAAATGTGAATCAAaacaataagttatttataacgCCTGTTACAATGCCTAAAATTCAGAATACTAAGTTTATACTGCCGGTAACTTTGCCAGCTACTATGGCATCTAAAGGACCTATAATTAACTTGCAAATAGCTAATGGACAGATACAGAATGATCCTCAGGGAAACATTACAGTGATGCGTGACACTGGACCGATGGACGCGCAGGATTTACCGCCGTTGCaaccattaaaaatgttaaatggtAAAGATATCCCGCAAAGTCCGAAAGGCGAGAAATCGTTTACTATATCTATTCCCGGATCACGTGCTGAACCCACCGGTGAACAGGGCGAATATACGCTGTCGATACCAGAAACAAATGCGTCAATGAATGACGACATTTACACTGTGTCGATTGCCGATGAAGATGATAGCAGAGAGAAGTCCTTCACTCTAGCTATTCCTGAGAAGGGTAAGAGTTTACTAAACAGGAATACAATAGACAGAGATTTGGGTCTAAGGAATGACATGGGACCAGTGACGACGATCGCGGCTCCTGCGATACTGAGGCGTTCTAACTCTGATAACAGCGACAGAAAAATTGCGAATGCGAATATGAAGAGACGTATCTCATTGTGTGCTGAAAATCTGTCAAACAAGAGTGTCAAGCTGTCAATGCCGCCAAAAGTAGAGAAAATTGAGGAACCTGACAACAGCGACGATCACCGCGTGCCATCGCTGTTCTGTGATGAAAAACTCGATAAAGATTTAGAGGCTAAACACTTGGATTCAGACATGGATGATTACAAGGAACATAAAGTAGAGCCAAACACTGATAACAAACCACACGAAATATACTTCACTAACCTTGATTCTTTTATTAAGACAGATACTGTGAAAATAGAGATGATAGAGGAGGATCCACCGGGCCTTATATGGAATAATGGAGTCGCCAGGTTACAGGGCAGCAACCTGCAGTTTCAGACCAACGAATTTGGTCTCATAGACTTAGTAGACGGTGATCAGGAAGATGTGAAGTACCACACGCCGATGAAACAACGAATCAACAGGGAGAAGAAACCCAACTCTCCTGAGGACTTGTATAGGTGTGAGTGTTGCGGGTGTCACGGCATGGCGGCCGAGTTCATCACGCCTAGTTTCTGCAGCGCCGCGTGTCAAAACGAAGTTAACAAAGCGTTAAACAAGAAAAAAGATAAAGAGCGCGTGGACTTGATGAAGAAAAAGAACAAAATGAAGAAATTGTTGATGAAGAAACAGTTGTCTGATTCTGACATAATGTTATCAGAAGGCAAAGACGATAAAGTGTTGCTCAAGCACTACGACTCGCTGCCCGCAGACTGTCAGTTATCTGAAGCGACGCTATTAAAAATGAGCGAGGAGGCTATCGAAAATGAGAAATACCCATGGATGTGTGGAAAGAATGGTTTCTCATGGATGCGGTATTTGGATCATTGTAAGGCCAAGGCTGCTCCTGTGAAGTTGTTCAAGAACCCGTTCCCGTATAATAGGAATGGTTTCAAGGTGGGAATGCGCCTGGAGGCGATAGATCCGCAGCACCCGTCGTTGTTCTGCGTGGTGTCAGTGGCGGAAGTGCAGGGCTACCGCATGCGGCTTCACTTCGACGAGTACAGTGAGCAGTACGACTACTGGGTGAACGCGGACTGCGTGGACATCTTCCCGCCGGGCTGGTGTGAGAAGAACGGTCGAACACTGCGTCCGCCCGGCAACATTAGCATCACGAACTTCTCGTGGCCGCTGTACTTGAAACAGATGAGAGCCGTCGCCGCGCCTAGGAATCTTTTCCCCCATGTTACTAGCGCG ATGTTCAAGCCCAACTGCTTCCGTATCGGCATGAAGCTAGAAGCAGAAGATCGTAAGAACGAGTTGGTGTGCGTGGCTTCCATCGCCGACATCCTGGACAACAGGATGCTGATCAACTTCGACAGCTGGGACGAGATGTACGACTTCTGGGTGGAGCCCACCTCGCCGTACATACATAGTGTGGGATGGGCTGAGGAGAACGGCGTGCCGCTCACACCACCTAATT TCTACAAGGACCCCGACACGTTCTCGTGGGAGAACTACCTGGCCGAGACGGGTGCCTCCGCGGCGCCCCCGCGCGCCTTCAAGACGCGCCCGCCGCAGGGCTTCAAGCCGGGCATGAAGCTTGAAGTTGTTGATAAAAGG GTGCCGTTCCTGATTCGCGTGGCATCAATCACGGCGGTGAAGGGCCACCAGGTGCGCGTGACGTACGACGGCTGGCCCGACGACCTGTCGTGCTGGTTCGACGACGACTCGCCCGATATACACCCCGTCGGATGGTGCCTCAAGACTGGACACCCACTGGAACCGCCGCTGA CGGACGAGGAGCTGCGGCTGACGGGCCCGTGCGGCGTGGGCGGGTGCCGCGGGCTGGGGTCGGCGCGCGGCGGCTCGCACAAGCACCACGCCAGCGCCGCCGCCTGCCCGtaccgcgcgccgcccgccgcgcccgaccGCCTCAAGCCGCGCCACCTGCACCCCGAGCACGCGCTGCCCCGGGAGCGCAG AGTGCTCAGCAAACAGCCTAAGTCAAACTCTGTACACACGAGTACGCCTACTAGTGATACCGTTAAGGAGAG AGCTCCACGAGGAAGGCCACCGAAACATAGGAGAGTGGAGGAAGTTAAACATGATCCG TCTGACGACGAGTCAATATCGAGCGGCGGCGGCAAGCGTAGTTCCCGCGCGCACTCGTCGTCGTCCCGCGCCCTGCGCACGTACTCGCgcctcagcgcgccgccgcacGCCGCGCTGGCCGCGCTCAGCGCCACGCCCGGCGCGCGCCCCGACCAGCTCGCCCGCCACCTGGCCGCGCTCGCGCTGCCGCAGGACCCCACCATATGGACCGAG GGCGACGTGTCGGCGCTAGTGACGCGCATCGCGGGCGCGgatgcggcggcggcggtggcggcggcgcggcTGTCGGGCGCCGAGCTGGTGATGGCGTCGCGCGACGAGCTGGTGCACTGCGTGCGCCTGCGCCTGGGGCCCGCCGTCAAGGTGTACAGCGCCGTGCGCCACCTGCGCGCCGCCTACTCCTGA